A single genomic interval of Syntrophaceae bacterium harbors:
- a CDS encoding MFS transporter: protein MFPALFYGWRIVAACFLISIYVGCFGFFGFTAMIDPIVREFGWSYTEVSFASSLRGLEMGILAPIVGVLVDRFGPRRLILAGVVTIGAGFMLLSLTQSLWTFYAAFILLAFGAGGCTSVVTLAVVARWFRRNLGKAMGITVSGFGASGLLVPAMVWLIDSYGWRSAMILQGAGMWVLGIPLALVIRDRPEDMGLAPDGAPLPKMPAADAEGPAATREAGVPFRNALRSRPFLWLNLVEAIRFTVLTAVVVHVMPYLAAQGIARETAGLVAAAIPLFSIPGRFGFGWLGDVTEKRYVMAAAFSCMAAGLVAFHFAAALWPIALFLLFFSPGFGGNMVMRGAVVREYFGVQSFGKLMGITLGAASLGGVIGPTAAGWVYDTTGGYGYFWLACAGLIALSMLLSLKIRREDGPRSIRY from the coding sequence ATGTTCCCGGCACTCTTCTACGGGTGGCGGATCGTCGCCGCCTGCTTCCTGATCAGCATCTACGTCGGCTGCTTCGGGTTTTTCGGCTTCACCGCCATGATCGACCCGATCGTCCGCGAGTTCGGCTGGAGCTACACGGAGGTCTCCTTCGCGTCGAGCCTGCGGGGGCTCGAGATGGGCATCCTCGCCCCGATCGTCGGCGTGCTCGTGGACCGCTTCGGCCCGCGGCGTCTCATCCTCGCCGGGGTCGTCACGATCGGCGCGGGCTTCATGCTCCTGAGCCTCACGCAGAGCCTCTGGACGTTTTACGCCGCCTTCATCCTGCTGGCCTTCGGCGCCGGCGGCTGCACGAGCGTCGTGACGCTGGCCGTCGTGGCCCGGTGGTTCCGCCGCAATCTCGGCAAGGCGATGGGCATCACCGTCTCGGGGTTCGGCGCCAGCGGCCTGCTGGTGCCCGCCATGGTCTGGCTCATCGACAGCTACGGGTGGCGCTCGGCCATGATCCTGCAGGGCGCGGGCATGTGGGTCCTGGGAATCCCCCTCGCCCTGGTCATCCGCGACAGGCCCGAGGACATGGGGCTTGCGCCCGACGGCGCCCCCTTGCCGAAGATGCCGGCGGCGGACGCCGAAGGACCGGCCGCGACCCGCGAGGCCGGGGTCCCCTTCCGGAACGCCCTGCGGAGCCGGCCCTTCCTGTGGCTCAACCTCGTCGAGGCCATCCGGTTCACGGTGCTCACGGCCGTCGTCGTCCACGTCATGCCCTACCTCGCGGCACAGGGGATCGCGCGGGAGACGGCGGGCCTCGTGGCGGCGGCCATCCCCCTGTTCAGCATCCCCGGGCGGTTCGGCTTCGGCTGGCTGGGAGACGTGACGGAGAAGCGCTACGTCATGGCGGCGGCGTTCTCCTGCATGGCCGCCGGCCTCGTCGCCTTTCACTTCGCGGCCGCGCTGTGGCCGATCGCCCTGTTCCTGCTGTTCTTCTCGCCCGGCTTCGGCGGCAACATGGTCATGCGCGGGGCCGTCGTCCGGGAGTACTTCGGGGTGCAGAGCTTCGGGAAACTCATGGGCATCACCCTCGGCGCCGCGTCACTCGGGGGCGTCATCGGCCCCACGGCGGCGGGCTGGGTCTACGACACGACGGGCGGCTACGGGTACTTCTGGCTCGCCTGCGCGGGGCTGATTGCCCTGTCGATGCTGCTATCCCTCAAGATCCGCCGGGAGGACGGCCCCCGGTCAATCCGCTATTGA
- a CDS encoding alpha/beta hydrolase has translation MKGRLILVILAVTVLQGLWPDAEAQAFFRADTFLESEPGVRIFVREIKASLKEEQGSPVLLVHGGGPGSLPNFDPTVPQYSLAEDIAAAGYFVYLMDVRGFGKSAGKATEACSDEAVRDISAVVDWILRRCGDNRVALMGLGAGGHWAALYTVKNPGKVSRLVLLNTLYGVKAPWPAGRAFEHRERPGTFDPQAGGAAVADAASLTADWDRAIPDADKTKWRDPRVAKAYVTLALADAPSGGLRIPGAFRREHFEMAQGKKFWDARDIRVPTLYARGTLDHWSRPEDLQALHAEIVNAPWRQFIVLHGATHFLLLDRPEKGRAAFIHEMLRFLADRPDGPAK, from the coding sequence GTGAAGGGTCGTCTTATCCTGGTCATCCTGGCGGTCACGGTTCTGCAGGGGCTTTGGCCCGATGCCGAGGCGCAGGCGTTTTTCCGCGCCGACACTTTCCTGGAGAGTGAACCCGGCGTCAGGATTTTCGTCCGCGAGATCAAGGCCTCTTTGAAGGAGGAGCAGGGCTCCCCCGTGCTCCTCGTCCACGGTGGCGGCCCGGGAAGCCTTCCCAACTTTGACCCGACAGTGCCGCAATACTCCCTGGCCGAGGACATCGCCGCTGCGGGCTATTTCGTCTACCTGATGGATGTGCGCGGCTTCGGCAAATCGGCAGGCAAGGCAACCGAGGCGTGCTCCGATGAGGCCGTGAGGGACATCTCGGCTGTCGTGGACTGGATCCTTCGCCGCTGCGGGGACAACCGGGTCGCCCTGATGGGGCTGGGCGCGGGCGGCCACTGGGCCGCGCTCTACACGGTGAAAAACCCCGGCAAGGTGAGCCGCCTCGTCCTGCTCAACACCCTCTACGGGGTCAAGGCGCCCTGGCCGGCCGGCAGGGCCTTCGAGCACCGCGAGAGGCCGGGCACGTTCGATCCCCAGGCGGGGGGGGCGGCCGTCGCCGACGCGGCGAGTCTCACGGCCGACTGGGACCGGGCGATCCCCGACGCGGACAAGACGAAGTGGCGCGACCCCCGCGTGGCGAAGGCCTACGTGACCCTGGCCCTGGCCGATGCCCCCTCCGGCGGGCTTCGCATCCCGGGTGCATTCCGCCGGGAGCACTTCGAGATGGCGCAGGGAAAGAAGTTCTGGGACGCAAGGGACATCCGCGTGCCGACGCTCTATGCCCGGGGCACCCTCGACCACTGGTCGAGGCCCGAGGACCTGCAGGCGCTCCATGCCGAGATCGTCAACGCGCCCTGGAGGCAGTTCATCGTCCTGCACGGCGCCACGCACTTCCTTCTCCTCGACCGGCCCGAGAAGGGGCGCGCCGCCTTCATCCACGAGATGCTTCGGTTCCTTGCAGACCGTCCGGACGGACCTGCGAAGTAG
- a CDS encoding cupin domain-containing protein has protein sequence MKITGLDQIEKVKMTMEGAKDVLKQVPLSKHDGAPNFSFRVFTILPGGHTPYHTHSVEHMNYIIEGEGAVVDEAGREHPVKKGQFVLVLPEEKHQYKNVSATEPMVMICAVPKEYE, from the coding sequence ATGAAGATAACAGGTCTCGATCAAATTGAGAAGGTCAAGATGACGATGGAAGGGGCCAAGGACGTCCTGAAACAGGTCCCGCTCTCGAAACACGACGGCGCTCCCAACTTTTCCTTCCGCGTCTTCACCATCCTGCCGGGGGGACACACGCCCTACCACACCCACAGCGTGGAACACATGAACTACATAATCGAGGGCGAGGGGGCCGTGGTGGACGAGGCGGGGAGGGAGCATCCCGTGAAGAAGGGGCAGTTCGTGCTGGTGCTGCCCGAGGAGAAGCACCAGTACAAGAACGTCTCCGCCACGGAGCCGATGGTCATGATCTGCGCCGTCCCGAAGGAATACGAGTGA
- a CDS encoding polyhydroxybutyrate depolymerase — MQRVFHGPGPLAALCAAVLLALGAHPGCAAGAKGKDTLHSLRHDGRARTYLVHLPPAYDGVRNLPAVLVFHGGGGHGEQMAKMTGFSGKADREGFIAVYPNGSGRWQNRFLTWNAGNCCAYAYENRIDDVGFVRSLIGRLKQDFAVDPRRVYVTGISNGGMMSYRLACELADLVAAAGPVVGAQNIECRPSRPVSLIALHGTADLHVRYTGGPPLRMADIRNPRVDRPVSEAVAFWVRHNACPDRPQTQRRGKVTIETYEGCAAGTAVRLVTLDGEGHTWPGGTKWAFWADEPSREISATDAIWEFFAAHPRRD, encoded by the coding sequence ATGCAAAGGGTATTTCACGGACCCGGGCCCCTTGCAGCCCTCTGCGCGGCTGTCCTGCTCGCGCTTGGGGCGCATCCGGGCTGCGCCGCCGGCGCGAAGGGGAAAGACACCCTGCACTCCCTGCGCCACGACGGCAGGGCGAGGACCTACCTCGTCCACCTGCCGCCCGCCTACGACGGGGTGAGGAACCTGCCCGCGGTGCTCGTTTTTCACGGCGGGGGCGGCCACGGCGAGCAGATGGCGAAGATGACGGGGTTCAGCGGGAAGGCGGACCGCGAGGGGTTCATCGCCGTCTACCCCAACGGCTCGGGCCGCTGGCAGAACCGCTTTCTCACCTGGAACGCGGGCAACTGCTGCGCCTACGCCTACGAGAACCGCATCGACGACGTCGGGTTTGTCCGCTCCCTCATCGGCCGGCTGAAGCAGGATTTCGCCGTCGACCCCCGTCGCGTCTACGTCACGGGGATCTCCAACGGCGGCATGATGAGCTACCGGCTGGCCTGCGAACTTGCGGACCTCGTCGCCGCGGCCGGCCCCGTGGTCGGCGCCCAGAACATCGAGTGCCGCCCGTCGCGGCCCGTCTCCCTGATCGCCCTGCACGGGACGGCGGACCTGCACGTCCGCTACACCGGGGGGCCACCGCTGCGCATGGCCGACATCCGCAACCCGCGCGTCGACCGCCCCGTCTCCGAGGCCGTCGCCTTCTGGGTCCGGCACAACGCCTGCCCCGACAGGCCGCAGACGCAGCGGAGGGGAAAGGTCACCATCGAGACCTACGAGGGCTGCGCCGCGGGCACGGCGGTGCGCCTCGTCACCCTCGACGGGGAGGGCCACACCTGGCCCGGCGGGACGAAGTGGGCCTTCTGGGCCGATGAGCCCTCCCGCGAGATCTCCGCCACCGATGCGATCTGGGAGTTCTTCGCCGCCCACCCGAGGCGGGACTGA
- a CDS encoding anaerobic ribonucleoside-triphosphate reductase activating protein, whose protein sequence is MKIGGFQKVSLIDYPGVISAVVFTQGCNFRCPFCHNPELVDPERFSDRIPEAEILSFLERRKGRLDAVVITGGEPTLQGELIPFIIHLKAMGYRIKLDTNGALPDVLEELLGRALLDYVAMDIKAPLEKYGEVTRTAADTERIRRSIGLIMGSGIDYEFRTTAVRTLLAPADLEAIGHLIPGARRFVLQKFVPSKALDREYLGASSYSDAELRAIAEKLAPFVERVTQR, encoded by the coding sequence ATGAAGATCGGCGGATTCCAGAAAGTGTCCCTCATCGACTACCCCGGCGTCATCAGCGCCGTGGTGTTCACCCAGGGCTGCAATTTCCGCTGTCCCTTCTGCCACAACCCCGAGCTGGTGGACCCGGAGCGTTTTTCGGACCGGATCCCGGAGGCGGAGATCCTGTCGTTCCTCGAAAGGCGGAAGGGCCGCCTCGATGCCGTCGTCATCACGGGCGGCGAGCCGACCCTGCAGGGCGAGCTGATCCCTTTCATCATCCACCTCAAGGCGATGGGCTACCGGATCAAGCTCGACACCAACGGGGCCCTCCCCGACGTCCTCGAGGAGCTGCTCGGCCGGGCGCTCCTGGATTACGTGGCCATGGACATCAAGGCCCCGCTGGAAAAATACGGCGAGGTCACGAGGACCGCCGCCGACACGGAACGGATCCGCAGGAGCATCGGCCTCATCATGGGCTCCGGCATCGACTACGAGTTCCGGACAACGGCCGTCCGGACGCTGCTCGCCCCGGCGGATCTCGAGGCGATCGGGCACCTCATCCCCGGGGCCCGGCGCTTCGTCCTGCAGAAGTTCGTCCCGTCCAAGGCGCTGGACCGGGAGTACCTCGGTGCATCATCGTACAGCGACGCGGAGCTGAGGGCGATTGCCGAGAAGCTGGCCCCCTTCGTGGAGCGGGTGACGCAGCGATGA